One window from the genome of Hevea brasiliensis isolate MT/VB/25A 57/8 unplaced genomic scaffold, ASM3005281v1 Scaf226, whole genome shotgun sequence encodes:
- the LOC110640935 gene encoding beta-glucosidase 18-like, with protein MKKACFVLVLFLSSIALMIERCSCLDRSQFPPSFLFGTATSSYQIEGAYLEGNKGLSNWDVFTHVSGANTADGSNGDVADDHYHLFLNDDIELMHSLGVNSYRFSISWVRILPKGRFGEINSEGITFYNKLIDALLLKGIEPVVTLHHFDVPQELEDRYGAWLSSQIQDDFGYFADICFQAFGDRVKHWITLNEANMAAQYGYYSGIWPPNRCSYPVGKCKAGNSELEPYIAAHNMILAHATATEIYRKKYQEKQGGKIGIVLHIYWYEPLRDIPADRVAAQRALGFIAAWFMDPIMFGEYPPEMQQIVGLRLPTFSVEDKRKLANKLDFIGINHYSTLYAKDCLLTPCNYHDDLLKDTFTYGTGEKDGVLIGEPTAMPTFYVVPNSMEKTIMYFKDRYNNTPMYITENGYAQPSSKNIEDMLNDVNRLEYMQGYLTSLVSAIRNGADVRGYFHWSLIDNFEWTYGYTISFGLYHVDRRTMQRTPKRSAKWFQHFLKNESGFFLA; from the exons ATGAAGAAAGCCTGTTTTGTGTTAGTTCTCTTCCTATCATCAATAGCGTTGATGATAGAGAGGTGTTCATGTTTGGACCGTAGCCAATTCCCTCCTTCTTTTCTCTTTGGTACCGCAACTTCTTCTTATCAG ATTGAAGGAGCATACTTGGAAGGCAACAAAGGCCTAAGCAATTGGGATGTATTTACTCACGTATCTGGTGCAAATACTGCGGATGGAAGCAATGGGGATGTAGCTGATGATCACTATCATCTATTTTTG AATGACGATATAGAGTTAATGCATTCCCTGGGAGTAAATTCATATAGATTTTCGATTTCATGGGTCAGAATCCTTCCAA AGGGTAGATTTGGAGAGATCAATTCTGAAGGAATTACATTTTACAATAAGCTTATTGATGCTCTTTTGCTCAAAG GAATAGAACCAGTTGTTACCTTGCATCATTTTGATGTTCCTCAAGAACTAGAAGATCGATACGGCGCTTGGCTAAGTTCTCAAATACA GGATGATTTCGGCTACTTCGCAGATATCTGCTTCCAAGCTTTTGGAGACAGAGTCAAACATTGGATTACACTCAATGAAGCTAACATGGCAGCCCAATATGGCTACTACAGTGGAATATGGCCACCAAATCGATGCTCTTACCCTGTAGGCAAATGTAAAGCTGGGAACTCTGAGTTAGAGCCTTACATTGCTGCACATAATATGATATTAGCGCATGCCACAGCAACTGAAATTTACCGGAAGAAGTATCAG GAAAAACAAGGAGGAAAAATTGGCATTGTATTACATATCTACTGGTATGAGCCATTGAGAGATATTCCAGCTGATCGTGTGGCTGCTCAACGAGCTTTAGGTTTCATTGCCGCATG GTTTATGGATCCCATTATGTTTGGAGAGTATCCGCCAGAGATGCAACAGATAGTAGGTCTAAGGCTACCAACATTTTCAGTGGAGGATAAGAGGAAACTAGCAAACAAATTGGATTTCATTGGAATCAACCATTATAGCACCCTCTATGCAAAGGATTGTTTGTTGACACCATGCAATTATCATGATGATTTACTTAAAGATACCTTTACTTATGGAACTGGAGAGAAAGATGGAGTTCTTATAGGAGAGCCA ACAGCAATGCCCACCTTCTATGTTGTTCCAAATAGCATGGAGAAGACAATCATGTACTTCAAAGATAGATACAACAACACGCCTATGTACATCACAGAAAATG GATATGCACAGCCTAGCAGCAAAAACATTGAAGATATGCTCAATGACGTGAACAGGTTAGAGTACATGCAGGGTTACCTCACTTCTTTGGTTTCGGCAATTAG GAATGGAGCAGATGTGAGAGGCTACTTCCATTGGTCTCTGATCGACAATTTTGAGTGGACTTATGGTTATACAATAAGCTTCGGATTGTATCATGTAGACCGCAGAACAATGCAAAGAACACCAAAGAGATCAGCCAAATGGTTCCAGCATTTCTTGAAAAATGAATCTGGTTTTTTTCTTGCCtaa